In the genome of Drosophila pseudoobscura strain MV-25-SWS-2005 chromosome 3, UCI_Dpse_MV25, whole genome shotgun sequence, one region contains:
- the nompA gene encoding uncharacterized protein nompA isoform X3, producing the protein MRPKLGLDTLLTTLLVSLSLTAIQGQTTCKNGLGRVLYERLPNQQLQGYDDDVVRDTAPPFRVLEKCQDLCLRDRTGTNNMVRTCTSFDFQPGSRITSFGGNSEYEESLCYLTSEQAGPEGIGSLMLVPNSVHFNEICLTSSRPERECPSRRYVFERHPRKKLKLPISDIKEITAANRSDCEDKCLNEFSFVCRSANFDSTMRSCTLSRFTRRTHPELMEDDPNSDYLENTCLNAERRCDGLAVFVKEENKRLGGPFEVDIFNNMTLEECQTMCLRAEKYFCRSVEFDDQSKQCILSEEDSISQKDDISISSSPTHHFYDLVCLDNQRANDYPDNSVTSHLFSSGRRPDTAFQRYRNSRLGGEFHSEITGRSLSECLDECLRQTSFQCRSAVYSDRFRTCRLSRYNQKDGMRIIYDADYDYYENLMLNVVGGGGADGDAGHSGSGGDGKRPGDQSGSNWRQPNKHDDRYGSAGSTAGGGGSHGVAVTGAGGSRLPAGEGIDYGRPYDRYPDFAANEYADRYPYGGAGAGVGVGGDRDRDRDRDRYPPDRYGQAGGSRYPSGGGDGMGYGRPYDRYPDDYGLDRPPPFYDYDYEERYGDRYGPYDREYDGPPGRRPPVGGPYGRYDTPFNRPYGGGIGNGLDDRPIPLPGIGLSHPPTAYGGSGGHVGGVGVGIAAGPPRPPITRCEESDNFKQIAARHKMRRHFVRRTLVVPSLIQCERECIESRDFVCRSFNYRDTAASSYEDRDRDRESSNCELSDRDSRELDIHDPGTFDASNYDFYERSIGRSDGECMDVTQTCNEEGMEFTIRTPEGFLGRIYTYGFYDRCFFRGNGGTVNVLRISGPQGYPDCGTQRYGDTLTNIVVVQFSDNVQTSRDKRYNLTCIFRGPGEAVVSSGYIGAGSGSPIPIEYLPAENTLSSKVRLSILYQGRPTTTIAVGDPLTFRLEAQDGYNHVTDIFATNVVARDPYSGRSIQLIDRFGCPVDPFVFPELDKLRDGDTLEARFNAFKIPESNFLVFEATVRSCREGCQPAYCPGPAGRQEPSFGRRRRSLNITDMAELEPVSEDGSGAQALALEGIKQLEDAASSEDVIIVNSTTVSATLGQSQLNETQTGEKSKENEEPEQVREMIEVFETREEIEKESYPRKLVAPVETVCMTPAEYHGLITAIILLMILLFSITLVAGLGYRRYWKSISKNRLVDRHSPIHSLGHSHSSIRTHERFTEIGHMPNMTGGGGGAGGGANQSASNRASNAFRTNMSMFGGSLHKTFATGNLARMCQLPVINPLRSTGQSSHQFEDPSEPIYTDPSLFERSRSLRSLTMVDESEDNQEV; encoded by the exons ATGAGACCCAAACTGGGACTCGACACGCTACTGACGACCCTTCTGGTCAGCCTCAGCCTGACAGCAATCCAAG GCCAAACCACCTGCAAGAATGGCCTGGGGCGCGTGCTCTACGAGCGCCTGCCCAACCAGCAGCTCCAGGGTTACGATGACGATGTGGTGCGAGACACAGCTCCCCCCTTCCGGGTACTGGAGAAGTGCCAGGATCTGTGCCTGCGCGACCGAACGGGCACGAACAATATGGTGCGGACCTGCACCAGCTTCGACTTCCAGCCGGGCAGTCGTATCACCTCCTTTGGCGGCAACTCCGAGTACGAGGAGTCGCTGTGCTATCTCACCTCGGAGCAGGCGGGTCCCGAGGGCATTGGCAGCCTGATGCTGGTGCCCAACAGCGTCCACTTCAACGAGATCTGTCTGACAT CCAGTCGACCGGAGCGGGAGTGTCCCAGTAGGAGGTACGTGTTCGAGCGGCATCCGAGGAAGAAGCTAAAGCTTCCGATAAGCGACATCAAGGAGATCACGGCCGCCAATCGGTCCGACTGCGAGGACAAGTGCCTCAACGAGTTTTCGTTTGTCTGCCGCTCGGCGAACTTTGACTCTACCATGCGCTCCTGCACGCTCAGCCGATTCACCCGACGCACCCATCCCGAGCTGATGGAAGATGATCCCAACTCGGACTACCTGGAGAATACCTGCCTGAATG CTGAGAGGCGCTGCGATGGCCTGGCCGTGTTCGTTAAGGAGGAGAACAAGCGACTGGGTGGCCCCTTCGAGGTGGACATCTTCAACAACATGACGCTGGAGGAGTGCCAGACCATGTGCCTGCGTGCCGAGAA ATACTTTTGCCGCTCCGTGGAGTTCGACGATCAGAGCAAGCAGTGCATTCTCTCCGAGGAGGACTCCATCTCGCAGAAGGATGACATTAGCATCAGCTCCAGTCCAACACATCATTTCTATGATCTTGTGTGCCTAGATAATC AACGAGCCAATGATTATCCAGACAACTCCGTCACCTCGCACCTCTTCTCGAGCGGCCGTCGGCCAGATACAGCATTCCAGCGTTACCGCAACTCGCGTCTCGGCGGCGAGTTTCACTCGGAGATCACCGGCCGTTCTCTGAGCGAGTGCCTGGACGAGTGTCTTCGCCAGACGAGCTTCCAATGCAG GTCTGCGGTGTATAGCGATCGTTTTCGTACTTGTCGCCTCAGTCGGTACAATCAAAAGGACGGCATGCGCATTATATACGATGCTGATTATGATTACTACGAGAATCTAATGC TGAATGTGGTGGGCGGAGGCGGCGCCGATGGCGATGCTGGCcacagtggcagcggcggcgacggcaagCGACCTGGAGATCAGTCGGGCAGCAACTGGAGACAGCCTAATAAGCACGACGATCGCTATGGGTCAGCTGGTTCAACTGCCGGTGGAGGCGGATCGCATGGCGTAGCGGTTACTGGGGCAGGCGGTTCCCGACTGCCTGCGGGCGAGGGCATTGACTATGGCCGCCCGTACGATCGCTATCCAGACTTTGCAGCCAATGAATATG CAGATCGATATCCGTATGgaggtgctggtgctggcgtTGGTGTTGGCGGTGATCGTGATCGTGATCGAGATCGTGATCGTTATCCCCCTGATCGCTACGGCCAAGCGGGAGGCTCCCGCTATCCCAGCGGTGGAGGCGATGGCATGGGATATGGCCGACCCTACGATCGCTATCCCGACGATTACG GACTGGATCGCCCGCCCCCTttctacgactacgactatgAGGAGCGCTATGGGGATAGGTACGGGCCGTATGATCGCGAGTACGATGGTCCCCCGGGTCGACGACCCCCTGTGGGTGGTCCCTACGGACGCTATGACACTCCCTTTAATCGCCCATATGGAGGTGGGATCGGCAACGGTCTCGATGATCGTCCCATTCCGCTGCCCGGCATCGGTCTGTCCCATCCGCCCACAGCTTACGGGGGAAGTGGTGGTCATGTGGGTGGTGTGGGCGTTGGCATTGCTGCGGGGCCGCCACGGCCGCCGATCACCCGCTGCGAGGAAAGCGACAATTTTAAGCAGATAGCCGCCAGGCACAAGATGCGCCGCCACTTCGTACGTCGCACACTAGTCGTGCCCAGCCTGATCCAGTGCGAGCGCGAGTGCATCGAGAGCCGCGACTTTGTGTGCCGCAGCTTCAACTACAG AGACACAGCCGCCTCCAGCTATGAGGATCGCGATCGCGATAGGGAGTCCTCCAATTGCGAGCTGAGCGACAGAGACTCGCGGGAGCTGGACATCCACGATCCGGGCACCTTCGACGCTTCCAACTATGATTTCTATGAGCGCAGTATTGGACGCAGCGACGGCGAATGCATGGACG TGACGCAGACTTGCAACGAGGAGGGCATGGAGTTCACTATCCGTACGCCAGAGGGCTTTTTGGGACGCATCTACACCTACGGCTTCTACGATCGCTGCTTCTTCCGTGGCAACGGGGGCACCGTCAATGTCCTGAGGATCAGTGGCCCCCAAGGCTATCCCGATTGCGGCACTCAACGC TACGGCGACACTCTAACTAACATCGTGGTGGTCCAGTTCTCGGACAATGTTCAAACGAGCCGCGACAAACGCTATAATCTCACCTGCATCTTCAGAGGACCCGGTGAAGCCGTTGTGAGCTCCGGCTACATTGGAGCAGG ATCCGGCAGTCCTATTCCCATAGAGTATCTTCCAGCCGAGAATACGCTAAGCTCCAAGGTTCGCCTCAGCATTCTGTACCAAGGCAGACCAACCACCACAATAGCCGTGGGGGATCCCCTAACGTTCCGACTGGAGGCCCAGGATGGATACAATCATGTTACGGACATTTTCGCTACCAATGTGGTGGCCAGAGACCCTTATTCGGGTCGGAGCATTCAGCTTATAGACCGTTTTGG CTGCCCGGTGGATCCCTTCGTCTTTCCGGAGCTGGACAAACTGCGCGATGGCGACACCCTGGAGGCTCGTTTCAATGCGTTCAAGATACCCGAATCGAACTTCTTGGTCTTCGAGGCCACAGTCCGATCATGTCGCGAGGGGTGCCAGCCGGCATACTGCCCAGGGCCAGCGGGTCGACAGGAGCCCTCGTTTGGGCGCCGCAGACGGTCGCTGAACATCACCGACATGGCCGAACTCGAACCTGTCTCCGAAGACGGGTCCGGAGCTCAGGCCCTGGCTCTGGAAGGAATCAAGCAGCTGGAGGATGCCGCCAGCTCGGAGGATGTGATCATAGTGAACAGCACCACGGTAAGCGCCACACTGGGGCAGAGCCAGCTAAATGAGACGCAGACGGGAGAGAAGTCCAAGGAGAATGAGGAACCGGAGCAAGTGCGGGAAATGATTGAA GTTTTTGAGACGCGCGAGGAGATCGAGAAGGAGTCCTATCCCCGCAAACTTGTGGCTCCCGTGGAGACGGTGTGCATGACACCGGCAGAGTACCATGGTCTGATCACGGCCATCATTCTGCTGATGATCCTGCTCTTCAGCATCACGCTGGTTGCCGGCCTGGGCTACAG ACGCTACTGGAAGTCCATCTCGAAGAATCGCCTGGTGGACCGCCACTCGCCGATCCACTCGCTGGGCCACTCCCACTCTTCCATACGCACACACGAGCGCTTCACAGAGATCGGACACATGCCCAACATGactggaggaggtggaggcgcTGGGGGCGGAGCCAATCAGAGTGCATCGAATCGGGCCTCGAACGCCTTTCGCACAAACATGTCCATGTTCGGCGGCTCATTACACAAGACATTTGCCACGGG CAACTTGGCGCGCATGTGTCAGCTGCCAGTAATAAATCCCCTGCGTTCGACGGGACAGAGCAGTCACCAGTTCGAGGATCCCAGCGAGCCCATCTACACTGATCCTTCGCTCTTTGAGCGCTCCAG ATCGCTGCGAAGTCTGACCATGGTGGACGAGTCAGAAGACAATCAGGAGGTCTAA
- the nompA gene encoding uncharacterized protein nompA isoform X4: MRPKLGLDTLLTTLLVSLSLTAIQGQTTCKNGLGRVLYERLPNQQLQGYDDDVVRDTAPPFRVLEKCQDLCLRDRTGTNNMVRTCTSFDFQPGSRITSFGGNSEYEESLCYLTSEQAGPEGIGSLMLVPNSVHFNEICLTSSRPERECPSRRYVFERHPRKKLKLPISDIKEITAANRSDCEDKCLNEFSFVCRSANFDSTMRSCTLSRFTRRTHPELMEDDPNSDYLENTCLNAERRCDGLAVFVKEENKRLGGPFEVDIFNNMTLEECQTMCLRAEKYFCRSVEFDDQSKQCILSEEDSISQKDDISISSSPTHHFYDLVCLDNQRANDYPDNSVTSHLFSSGRRPDTAFQRYRNSRLGGEFHSEITGRSLSECLDECLRQTSFQCRSAVYSDRFRTCRLSRYNQKDGMRIIYDADYDYYENLMLNVVGGGGADGDAGHSGSGGDGKRPGDQSGSNWRQPNKHDDRYGSAGSTAGGGGSHGVAVTGAGGSRLPAGEGIDYGRPYDRYPDFAANEYDRYPYGGAGAGVGVGGDRDRDRDRDRYPPDRYGQAGGSRYPSGGGDGMGYGRPYDRYPDDYGLDRPPPFYDYDYEERYGDRYGPYDREYDGPPGRRPPVGGPYGRYDTPFNRPYGGGIGNGLDDRPIPLPGIGLSHPPTAYGGSGGHVGGVGVGIAAGPPRPPITRCEESDNFKQIAARHKMRRHFVRRTLVVPSLIQCERECIESRDFVCRSFNYRDTAASSYEDRDRDRESSNCELSDRDSRELDIHDPGTFDASNYDFYERSIGRSDGECMDVTQTCNEEGMEFTIRTPEGFLGRIYTYGFYDRCFFRGNGGTVNVLRISGPQGYPDCGTQRYGDTLTNIVVVQFSDNVQTSRDKRYNLTCIFRGPGEAVVSSGYIGAGSGSPIPIEYLPAENTLSSKVRLSILYQGRPTTTIAVGDPLTFRLEAQDGYNHVTDIFATNVVARDPYSGRSIQLIDRFGCPVDPFVFPELDKLRDGDTLEARFNAFKIPESNFLVFEATVRSCREGCQPAYCPGPAGRQEPSFGRRRRSLNITDMAELEPVSEDGSGAQALALEGIKQLEDAASSEDVIIVNSTTVSATLGQSQLNETQTGEKSKENEEPEQVREMIEVFETREEIEKESYPRKLVAPVETVCMTPAEYHGLITAIILLMILLFSITLVAGLGYRRYWKSISKNRLVDRHSPIHSLGHSHSSIRTHERFTEIGHMPNMTGGGGGAGGGANQSASNRASNAFRTNMSMFGGSLHKTFATGNLARMCQLPVINPLRSTGQSSHQFEDPSEPIYTDPSLFERSRSLRSLTMVDESEDNQEV; this comes from the exons ATGAGACCCAAACTGGGACTCGACACGCTACTGACGACCCTTCTGGTCAGCCTCAGCCTGACAGCAATCCAAG GCCAAACCACCTGCAAGAATGGCCTGGGGCGCGTGCTCTACGAGCGCCTGCCCAACCAGCAGCTCCAGGGTTACGATGACGATGTGGTGCGAGACACAGCTCCCCCCTTCCGGGTACTGGAGAAGTGCCAGGATCTGTGCCTGCGCGACCGAACGGGCACGAACAATATGGTGCGGACCTGCACCAGCTTCGACTTCCAGCCGGGCAGTCGTATCACCTCCTTTGGCGGCAACTCCGAGTACGAGGAGTCGCTGTGCTATCTCACCTCGGAGCAGGCGGGTCCCGAGGGCATTGGCAGCCTGATGCTGGTGCCCAACAGCGTCCACTTCAACGAGATCTGTCTGACAT CCAGTCGACCGGAGCGGGAGTGTCCCAGTAGGAGGTACGTGTTCGAGCGGCATCCGAGGAAGAAGCTAAAGCTTCCGATAAGCGACATCAAGGAGATCACGGCCGCCAATCGGTCCGACTGCGAGGACAAGTGCCTCAACGAGTTTTCGTTTGTCTGCCGCTCGGCGAACTTTGACTCTACCATGCGCTCCTGCACGCTCAGCCGATTCACCCGACGCACCCATCCCGAGCTGATGGAAGATGATCCCAACTCGGACTACCTGGAGAATACCTGCCTGAATG CTGAGAGGCGCTGCGATGGCCTGGCCGTGTTCGTTAAGGAGGAGAACAAGCGACTGGGTGGCCCCTTCGAGGTGGACATCTTCAACAACATGACGCTGGAGGAGTGCCAGACCATGTGCCTGCGTGCCGAGAA ATACTTTTGCCGCTCCGTGGAGTTCGACGATCAGAGCAAGCAGTGCATTCTCTCCGAGGAGGACTCCATCTCGCAGAAGGATGACATTAGCATCAGCTCCAGTCCAACACATCATTTCTATGATCTTGTGTGCCTAGATAATC AACGAGCCAATGATTATCCAGACAACTCCGTCACCTCGCACCTCTTCTCGAGCGGCCGTCGGCCAGATACAGCATTCCAGCGTTACCGCAACTCGCGTCTCGGCGGCGAGTTTCACTCGGAGATCACCGGCCGTTCTCTGAGCGAGTGCCTGGACGAGTGTCTTCGCCAGACGAGCTTCCAATGCAG GTCTGCGGTGTATAGCGATCGTTTTCGTACTTGTCGCCTCAGTCGGTACAATCAAAAGGACGGCATGCGCATTATATACGATGCTGATTATGATTACTACGAGAATCTAATGC TGAATGTGGTGGGCGGAGGCGGCGCCGATGGCGATGCTGGCcacagtggcagcggcggcgacggcaagCGACCTGGAGATCAGTCGGGCAGCAACTGGAGACAGCCTAATAAGCACGACGATCGCTATGGGTCAGCTGGTTCAACTGCCGGTGGAGGCGGATCGCATGGCGTAGCGGTTACTGGGGCAGGCGGTTCCCGACTGCCTGCGGGCGAGGGCATTGACTATGGCCGCCCGTACGATCGCTATCCAGACTTTGCAGCCAATGAATATG ATCGATATCCGTATGgaggtgctggtgctggcgtTGGTGTTGGCGGTGATCGTGATCGTGATCGAGATCGTGATCGTTATCCCCCTGATCGCTACGGCCAAGCGGGAGGCTCCCGCTATCCCAGCGGTGGAGGCGATGGCATGGGATATGGCCGACCCTACGATCGCTATCCCGACGATTACG GACTGGATCGCCCGCCCCCTttctacgactacgactatgAGGAGCGCTATGGGGATAGGTACGGGCCGTATGATCGCGAGTACGATGGTCCCCCGGGTCGACGACCCCCTGTGGGTGGTCCCTACGGACGCTATGACACTCCCTTTAATCGCCCATATGGAGGTGGGATCGGCAACGGTCTCGATGATCGTCCCATTCCGCTGCCCGGCATCGGTCTGTCCCATCCGCCCACAGCTTACGGGGGAAGTGGTGGTCATGTGGGTGGTGTGGGCGTTGGCATTGCTGCGGGGCCGCCACGGCCGCCGATCACCCGCTGCGAGGAAAGCGACAATTTTAAGCAGATAGCCGCCAGGCACAAGATGCGCCGCCACTTCGTACGTCGCACACTAGTCGTGCCCAGCCTGATCCAGTGCGAGCGCGAGTGCATCGAGAGCCGCGACTTTGTGTGCCGCAGCTTCAACTACAG AGACACAGCCGCCTCCAGCTATGAGGATCGCGATCGCGATAGGGAGTCCTCCAATTGCGAGCTGAGCGACAGAGACTCGCGGGAGCTGGACATCCACGATCCGGGCACCTTCGACGCTTCCAACTATGATTTCTATGAGCGCAGTATTGGACGCAGCGACGGCGAATGCATGGACG TGACGCAGACTTGCAACGAGGAGGGCATGGAGTTCACTATCCGTACGCCAGAGGGCTTTTTGGGACGCATCTACACCTACGGCTTCTACGATCGCTGCTTCTTCCGTGGCAACGGGGGCACCGTCAATGTCCTGAGGATCAGTGGCCCCCAAGGCTATCCCGATTGCGGCACTCAACGC TACGGCGACACTCTAACTAACATCGTGGTGGTCCAGTTCTCGGACAATGTTCAAACGAGCCGCGACAAACGCTATAATCTCACCTGCATCTTCAGAGGACCCGGTGAAGCCGTTGTGAGCTCCGGCTACATTGGAGCAGG ATCCGGCAGTCCTATTCCCATAGAGTATCTTCCAGCCGAGAATACGCTAAGCTCCAAGGTTCGCCTCAGCATTCTGTACCAAGGCAGACCAACCACCACAATAGCCGTGGGGGATCCCCTAACGTTCCGACTGGAGGCCCAGGATGGATACAATCATGTTACGGACATTTTCGCTACCAATGTGGTGGCCAGAGACCCTTATTCGGGTCGGAGCATTCAGCTTATAGACCGTTTTGG CTGCCCGGTGGATCCCTTCGTCTTTCCGGAGCTGGACAAACTGCGCGATGGCGACACCCTGGAGGCTCGTTTCAATGCGTTCAAGATACCCGAATCGAACTTCTTGGTCTTCGAGGCCACAGTCCGATCATGTCGCGAGGGGTGCCAGCCGGCATACTGCCCAGGGCCAGCGGGTCGACAGGAGCCCTCGTTTGGGCGCCGCAGACGGTCGCTGAACATCACCGACATGGCCGAACTCGAACCTGTCTCCGAAGACGGGTCCGGAGCTCAGGCCCTGGCTCTGGAAGGAATCAAGCAGCTGGAGGATGCCGCCAGCTCGGAGGATGTGATCATAGTGAACAGCACCACGGTAAGCGCCACACTGGGGCAGAGCCAGCTAAATGAGACGCAGACGGGAGAGAAGTCCAAGGAGAATGAGGAACCGGAGCAAGTGCGGGAAATGATTGAA GTTTTTGAGACGCGCGAGGAGATCGAGAAGGAGTCCTATCCCCGCAAACTTGTGGCTCCCGTGGAGACGGTGTGCATGACACCGGCAGAGTACCATGGTCTGATCACGGCCATCATTCTGCTGATGATCCTGCTCTTCAGCATCACGCTGGTTGCCGGCCTGGGCTACAG ACGCTACTGGAAGTCCATCTCGAAGAATCGCCTGGTGGACCGCCACTCGCCGATCCACTCGCTGGGCCACTCCCACTCTTCCATACGCACACACGAGCGCTTCACAGAGATCGGACACATGCCCAACATGactggaggaggtggaggcgcTGGGGGCGGAGCCAATCAGAGTGCATCGAATCGGGCCTCGAACGCCTTTCGCACAAACATGTCCATGTTCGGCGGCTCATTACACAAGACATTTGCCACGGG CAACTTGGCGCGCATGTGTCAGCTGCCAGTAATAAATCCCCTGCGTTCGACGGGACAGAGCAGTCACCAGTTCGAGGATCCCAGCGAGCCCATCTACACTGATCCTTCGCTCTTTGAGCGCTCCAG ATCGCTGCGAAGTCTGACCATGGTGGACGAGTCAGAAGACAATCAGGAGGTCTAA